The sequence below is a genomic window from Streptomyces sp. NBC_00582.
CTCACCCGGATCGAGCTGGCCTTCGCGGTGCTGCTGGCCGCCGGGGCGGGAGGGCTCGTCCTCGCCCTCGGCCTCGCCGAACGCCGCCGTACCTTCGCCGTGGCCACCGTCCTCGGCGCGAAGAGCGGCCAACTGCGCGGCATGGTCCTCACCGAGGCCCTGCTGCTGGCCGCCGGCGGCCTGGCAGGGGGCGCCCTCATCGGCTGGGCCCTGTCCGAGATGCTCGTGAAGGTCCTGACCGGCGTCTTCGACCCGCCGCCCGCGGGCCTGGCAGTGCCGGGCGGCTACCTGGCCCTGACCGCCGGCGCGGCCGTCGCCGCCGTACTGGCGGCCGCGCTGAACGGCATCCGCAGCGCCGGCCGGCCCGCCGTGGAGGAGCTGCGTGACCTGTGAGCGGACGGGAGCGGACGGGCCGCGTGCGTCGCCCGCTCCTACGCTGTCCAGCATGCGTACGCACGCGACCGCCGACCCGAGCCGTCACCGCGTCCTCGTCGTCGAGGACGACGACACCATCGGCCGCCACCTGGAGACCGGCCTGCGCGGCAACGGCTACGCACCGACCTGGAGCCGGACCGGTTCCGCAGCCCTGGCCGAGGCCGCGCGGACCCCGTACGACGTGCTGCTGCTCGACCTGGGACTGCCCGACATGGACGGTCTGGACGTCGCTCGCGCCGTGCGCGCCCGGCACCCGGACCTGCTGATCGTCATCCTGACGGCCCGCACCGACGACATCGACGTCATCGCCGGGCTGGACGCGGGAGCCGACGACTACCTCGTCAAGCCCTTCAGCCTGACCGTGCTGCTCGCCCGGCTCCGCGCCCATCTGCGCCGCCGGGTCGTCGCCACGCCGCCGCAGGAACCCGTCCGGCTGGCCGACCTCGTCCTCGACGTCGTAGCCCGGCGCTGCACACTGCACGACGCGGACGTCGACCTGCGTCCCAAGGAGTTCGACCTGCTCGCCGTCCTGGCACGGCACGCCGGGGAGGCGGTCTCCCGGGAAACCCTGATGGCCGAGGTCTGGGACGAGAACTGGTTCGGCTCGACCAAGACCCTCGACGTCACCATGGCCGGCCTGCGCCGCCGCCTCGCGCAAGCCGCCGACGCCTCGGTCCCCCCGGTCAGCCTGCCCCGCATCACCACCCTGCGCGGGCACGGCTACCGCCTGGAACTCTGACGGGCCCCGCGGCGCGGCAGCAGCGAGCAGGACGCCGGTCTTCCCGGCCGCCGCTCATCGAGTTCAGTCCGCGTTGGGCCGGGCGAGGCCGTGGTCGTAGGCGAAGATCACGGCCTGGATCCGGTCGCGGGCTCCGATCTTGGCCAGGACACGGCCCACGTGGGTCTTGACGGTTGACTCCGACAGCACGAACCGGGCGGCGATCTCACCGTTGGTCCAGCCCTTGCCGACGGCGACGAGGATCTCCCGTTCGCGGTCGGTGAGGGAGCCGAGCCTCGGGTCCTCGGCAGCGTCACCCCGGTGGGCGGGGACGTACTGAGTGAACTCGTCCAGGAGGCGGCGAGTGAGGGCGGGCGCGATCACGGCGTCGCCGGAGGCGACGGCGCGGATGCCGGCGAGGAGCTCTTCGGGGCGCGCGTCCTTGAGGAGGAAACCGCTGGCCCCTGCCCGGATCGCGGCGTGGACGTACTCGTCGAGGTCGAACGTCGTGAGCACGAGGACGCGTGAGCGGCCGCCTGCGGCGACGATGCGGCGGGTGGCCTCGATGCCGTCCATGCCGGGCATGCGGACGTCCATCAGGACGACGTCCGGGCGCAGTTCGGCGGCCTTGCGGACGGCCTCCGCGCCGTGGGCGGCCTCCCCGACGACATCGGTCTCGGAGACGGAGTCCAGGAGCAGGTGGAAGCCGTAGCGCTGCAGCGGCTGGTCGTCGACGATGAGCACGGTGGTCATTGGTCACCGCCCCGGGGCGTGAGGTCGAGGACGGCTTCGACGCTCCATCCTCCGCCGCCCGTGGGCCCCGCGCTGACGGTTCCGCCGTACAGAGCCGCTCGCTCCCGCATGCCCACCAGCCCATGTCCTTCCTCGTTCGGCGGTCCGGGCCGTGCCGCCGGGCCGGTGTCGTTGACCCGGATACTCAGCCGGGCGCCCG
It includes:
- a CDS encoding response regulator, whose protein sequence is MTTVLIVDDQPLQRYGFHLLLDSVSETDVVGEAAHGAEAVRKAAELRPDVVLMDVRMPGMDGIEATRRIVAAGGRSRVLVLTTFDLDEYVHAAIRAGASGFLLKDARPEELLAGIRAVASGDAVIAPALTRRLLDEFTQYVPAHRGDAAEDPRLGSLTDREREILVAVGKGWTNGEIAARFVLSESTVKTHVGRVLAKIGARDRIQAVIFAYDHGLARPNAD
- a CDS encoding response regulator transcription factor, with translation MRTHATADPSRHRVLVVEDDDTIGRHLETGLRGNGYAPTWSRTGSAALAEAARTPYDVLLLDLGLPDMDGLDVARAVRARHPDLLIVILTARTDDIDVIAGLDAGADDYLVKPFSLTVLLARLRAHLRRRVVATPPQEPVRLADLVLDVVARRCTLHDADVDLRPKEFDLLAVLARHAGEAVSRETLMAEVWDENWFGSTKTLDVTMAGLRRRLAQAADASVPPVSLPRITTLRGHGYRLEL